A section of the Schistosoma haematobium chromosome ZW, whole genome shotgun sequence genome encodes:
- a CDS encoding hypothetical protein (EggNog:ENOG41031YW~COG:T): protein MILMPLFENIRKCVCRRHGLSRRLTRVLFNVKINESFKSQNIPSQIRDLLVYIAREGVAVTDLFRRPGNQQDMKKIISDLEAGRPIRWTDYNFYTLANIAKRYLLHIEGGILGPESEEKLLSTLDIPDDQARIEAMHCVIVSQPKPVQQLLALLFGIWFRMIYHTEVNAMSVEAVAKSVAGSVFPSCTTTPIKVERASKVMEYLITGFASADLFSRELIEYFTLETKTSISRVEKFKYEFRFPKDVPREKSVRLFVRMLLEEGRKHGFHLIKDAVSREVFERSACNNISTPNNTVNSGSNEVTSRPDDNLLVGNIPSNVSYMQNISSTQSESYISGDGTILYTEASSTVTPTLLRRENRLFEIDTGGFDILNAPIQQTSEKRTCVTTTPIGKTSHHTTPVVNLDSLNAHEFLNPITTVVNPDNSSKNKFPSVVPSISSVENREYNAKLKQVACYSTT from the exons ATGATACTCATGCCACTATTCGAAAATATCCGAAAATGTGTTTGTCGCAGACATGGCTTGTCTCGTCGGTTAACCAGGGTGTTATTCAATGTAAAGATTAATGAATCCTTTAAATCACAAAATATCCCGTCACAGATTCGA GATTTATTGGTCTACATAGCTCGTGAGGGAGTAGCCGTAACGGATTTGTTCAGAAGACCTGGAAACCAACAagatatgaaaaagattatCTCTGACCTTGAGGCAGGGAGACCAATCAGGTGGACAGATTACAACTTTTATACCCTTGCAAATATTGCCAAACGGTATTTGCTACATATTGAGGGCGGGATTTTGGGTCCTGAATCTGAAGAAAAACTGCTTTCTACTCTTGACATTCCAGATGATCAAGCCCGAATCGAAGCAATGCACTG TGTGATTGTTTCCCAACCAAAGCCTGTTCAGCAGTTACTTGCTCTACTATTCGGCATCTGGTTTCGAATGATCTATCATACTGAAGTTAATGCTATGTCTGTGGAAGCTGTTGCTAAATCTGTCGCCGGGTCTGTTTTCCCCAGCTGCACGACTACCCCAATAAAA GTTGAACGAGCATCAAAAGTTATGGAATATCTCATAACTGGCTTTGCCTCTGCTGATCTCTTCAGTCGTGAGCTTATCGAATACTTCACATTAGAAACGAAAACTAGCATTTCGAGAGTGGAGAAGTTCAAGTACGAGTTTCGATTTCCTAAAGACGTGCCAA GAGAAAAATCTGTTCGTCTTTTCGTTCGAATGCTATTAGAAGAAGGTAGAAAACATGGATTTCACCTGATTAAAGATG cCGTATCCAGGGAGGTTTTTGAAAGATCAGCTTGTAATAACATATCCACTCCAAACAATACAGTGAACTCAGGATCTAATGAGGTCACTTCTCGTCCAGATGATAATTTGCTCGTTGGAAATATCCCATCAAATGTTTCGTATATGCAGAATATCAGTTCCACACAGAGTGAGAGTTACATATCTGGAGATGGGACTATTTTATATACAGAGGCAAGCTCTACGGTAACACCTACTCTTCTAAGACGGGAAAATCGACTCTTTGAAATAG aTACTGGGGGATTTGATATACTAAATGCTCCTATTCAGCAAACATCGGAAAAACGTACATGTGTTACTACAACACCTATTGGAAAAACCTCTCATCATACCACTCCAGTAGTCAACTTAGATTCATTAAACGCACATGAGTTTTTAAATCCTATAACAACAGTTGTAAATCCGGATAATTCATCTAAGAACAAATTTCCCTCTGTTGTCCCATCCATTTCATCAGTTGAGAATAGAGAATATAATGCTAAATTAAAG CAGGTGGCGTGCTATTCAACTACGTAG